From Spirosoma aerolatum, one genomic window encodes:
- a CDS encoding SDR family NAD(P)-dependent oxidoreductase produces MNTQTGKTALITGASSGIGQEIAKLFAQDGYNLVLVGRSDEKLDRLAEVFKNNYGTQQITVIGKDLATEDAAQNVYDQVKAKGLTVDVLVNDAGVGLYGMFATDTDWEREKAMIHLNVLTLTQMTKLFLYDMLSRNDGKILNLASIVSITPNPMMAVYAGTKAYVYNFTQSLINELKDTNVTVTALLPNATDTDFFHKAGADNTKVTDDVQDPLMVAKAGYDALMAGKHKVIPGGLKNKSYEILAYVAPQETLAAVMRNKMAQKPEPQETEKSSSAATWGIGFGIAVLAGIALGVAYANSNAIDRAKYRYKAKSWGDTISDALSSVTDNVVDSLVDAYKSTKNKAEKVVARETEMVEDEVGA; encoded by the coding sequence ATGAACACACAAACAGGAAAAACCGCCCTGATTACAGGTGCCTCCAGTGGTATCGGTCAGGAAATTGCCAAACTGTTTGCTCAGGATGGCTATAATTTAGTGTTGGTGGGCCGTAGCGACGAGAAACTGGATCGACTGGCAGAGGTTTTCAAAAATAACTATGGTACTCAGCAAATAACCGTAATTGGCAAAGACCTAGCGACAGAAGATGCCGCACAAAATGTATATGATCAGGTGAAGGCAAAAGGTCTAACCGTCGATGTGTTGGTCAACGATGCCGGTGTCGGTCTCTATGGTATGTTTGCGACTGATACTGATTGGGAGCGCGAAAAAGCCATGATCCACCTCAATGTGCTCACCCTCACCCAGATGACCAAGTTGTTTTTGTATGATATGCTGTCACGGAATGATGGTAAGATTCTGAACCTGGCCTCGATCGTCTCCATTACGCCCAACCCCATGATGGCCGTATATGCCGGAACGAAAGCGTACGTATACAATTTCACCCAATCGCTTATCAACGAGCTGAAGGATACGAATGTGACGGTTACAGCGCTCCTGCCCAATGCAACCGATACTGATTTCTTCCATAAAGCGGGAGCCGATAACACCAAAGTTACCGACGACGTACAAGACCCGCTCATGGTAGCTAAGGCTGGCTATGATGCCTTAATGGCTGGCAAGCACAAGGTAATTCCGGGTGGTTTGAAAAATAAGTCGTACGAAATTCTTGCCTATGTAGCCCCTCAGGAAACCCTGGCGGCCGTGATGCGGAACAAAATGGCACAAAAGCCCGAACCACAAGAAACCGAAAAGTCATCGTCAGCTGCTACCTGGGGGATCGGCTTCGGCATTGCTGTTCTAGCGGGTATCGCATTAGGCGTAGCTTACGCCAACTCGAATGCCATTGACCGGGCCAAGTATCGCTATAAAGCGAAATCCTGGGGCGACACGATTTCAGACGCGCTCTCGTCTGTGACCGACAATGTAGTCGACTCGCTGGTGGACGCTTATAAATCCACCAAGAACAAGGCTGAAAAGGTCGTTGCTCGGGAAACCGAAATGGTCGAAGACGAAGTAGGCGCATAA
- a CDS encoding TspO/MBR family protein — protein sequence MKNSSFWRIATAVIAVGSILYTTVLSNSSGSQANTNDEDDDEPSGSEYEYDVPPEYQHVFEKNSLVPAGWAFGVVWSTIYTGLTALSVHQALPSQERNPRYIQALPWWWTSWALNALFGRFFSQNDPQSIVISDLTTKFNLPAALALHHSLEIGKTDVPSPEKYLRIPVSLYAGWLTAATVVGTPNTLLTLGLWHSDKKRDEAIASGILSATAGAGYLIGRRLNDPWYMLPFVAGFSGIANRQWNKHPLVGWTAATLAAAYVGFLAYWLPKGKFHDYNRIVVHDTEAEVLAGPVETAEPVQAAIARERTKPIEIENFD from the coding sequence ATGAAAAACTCATCATTCTGGCGAATTGCCACAGCCGTTATTGCGGTAGGCAGTATTCTCTACACAACCGTTCTTAGCAATAGTTCAGGATCACAGGCCAATACTAACGACGAAGATGACGACGAACCCAGCGGCTCCGAATACGAGTATGATGTACCACCTGAATACCAGCATGTTTTTGAGAAAAACAGCCTGGTTCCTGCCGGGTGGGCGTTCGGTGTGGTCTGGTCAACGATTTACACAGGCTTAACAGCGCTCTCCGTTCACCAGGCCCTGCCAAGTCAGGAGCGAAACCCGCGTTATATACAGGCATTACCCTGGTGGTGGACTAGTTGGGCACTCAATGCGCTATTTGGACGGTTTTTCTCCCAAAACGATCCGCAGAGCATTGTCATCTCCGATCTAACGACCAAATTCAATCTACCTGCCGCTTTGGCGTTGCATCATAGTCTGGAAATAGGAAAGACGGATGTTCCATCGCCCGAAAAATACCTGCGTATTCCTGTCAGTCTGTATGCGGGTTGGCTCACGGCAGCTACAGTTGTCGGTACACCCAACACCCTACTAACGCTCGGTCTTTGGCATTCTGACAAAAAACGGGATGAAGCTATTGCATCGGGTATTCTGAGTGCGACAGCCGGGGCAGGTTATTTGATTGGTCGTCGGCTAAACGATCCTTGGTATATGCTACCGTTTGTAGCTGGCTTTTCAGGTATTGCCAATCGCCAGTGGAATAAGCACCCACTGGTTGGCTGGACAGCGGCTACGCTGGCGGCTGCTTATGTCGGTTTCCTGGCTTATTGGCTTCCCAAAGGCAAATTTCATGACTACAACCGAATCGTGGTTCACGATACCGAAGCCGAAGTACTGGCAGGTCCCGTCGAAACTGCGGAACCTGTTCAGGCAGCAATCGCTCGCGAGCGTACTAAACCAATTGAAATAGAGAATTTTGATTAA
- the clpB gene encoding ATP-dependent chaperone ClpB, producing MDFKNYTIKAQEVVQKASEIALGNGQQAIETGHLLQAILSEDENVIGFVTKKLGINLQNTTSALQAILTTYPKVSGGNGSVYLSNDTAAALAKASTITKEFGDEFVSVELMLLGLMAGKDQIATLLKDAGFNEKQVKAAINELRKGNSVKDQNAEAKYQSLERYSINLNERARTGKIDPVIGRDEEIRRVLQILSRRTKNNPILLGEPGVGKTAIVEGLAQRIVSGDVPENLKTKTIVSLDMGLLIAGAKYKGEFEERLKAVIKEVTDSDGQIILFIDEIHTLIGAGAGGEGAMDAANLLKPALSRGELHTIGATTLKEYQKYIEKDKALERRFQAVMVDEPDMADAISILRGIKEKYELHHGVRIKDDAVIAAVELSTRYITDRFLPDKAIDLMDEAAAKLRLEMDSVPEELDELNRRIMQLEIEREAIRREQDKEKETVLNKQIADLTEQRNSLQAKWETEKASVNEGRTLKEQLDKLRLEAEQAERSGDYGKVAEIRYGRIPEIETKLNQLQGAGGAEQSKNSSDRMMQEEVTAEDIAEVVAKWTGIPVSKMLQSDREKLLNLEKELGKRVAGQQEAIEVVSDAVRRSRAGMQDPKRPIGSFIFLGTTGVGKTEVARTLAEYLFNDENAMVRIDMSEYQERHAVSRLIGAPPGYVGYDEGGQLTEAVRRKPYSVVLLDEIEKAHPDVWNILLQVLDEGRLTDNKGRTANFKNTIIIMTSNIGSHLIQEKFAEDEGWNHSLVLDEAKRAVLELLKQTIRPEFLNRIDEIVMFEPLTQANIRKIVDIQFNEIKKRLAENGIQLDATDEALTKLGEEGFDPQFGARPLKRVLQRRVLNELSKSILSGEVKKDSVVLMELNPDGEIAFNNLDAEIEL from the coding sequence ATGGACTTTAAGAATTACACCATCAAAGCACAGGAGGTCGTACAGAAGGCATCGGAAATTGCCCTCGGCAACGGCCAGCAAGCCATTGAAACAGGTCACCTGCTCCAGGCGATCCTGTCGGAAGATGAAAACGTGATTGGATTTGTCACCAAGAAATTGGGAATCAATCTACAGAATACGACCAGCGCTTTACAGGCCATCCTGACTACCTATCCGAAGGTGTCGGGCGGGAATGGAAGCGTATACCTAAGCAACGATACAGCCGCAGCTTTAGCCAAAGCCAGCACCATTACCAAAGAATTTGGCGACGAATTTGTCAGCGTCGAACTGATGTTGCTGGGACTTATGGCAGGTAAAGACCAAATTGCAACGTTATTGAAAGATGCCGGTTTCAACGAAAAACAAGTGAAAGCGGCCATCAACGAACTTAGAAAAGGAAACTCAGTGAAAGACCAGAACGCTGAAGCAAAATATCAATCATTAGAACGGTACAGCATCAACCTTAACGAACGGGCACGTACGGGTAAAATCGACCCCGTAATCGGTCGTGACGAAGAAATTCGTCGGGTACTCCAAATTCTGAGCCGCCGTACCAAAAATAATCCGATTCTGCTCGGTGAGCCGGGTGTTGGTAAAACGGCTATTGTCGAAGGGCTGGCCCAGCGCATCGTATCGGGCGACGTACCCGAAAATCTGAAAACCAAAACCATCGTCTCGCTCGATATGGGACTGCTCATTGCGGGTGCCAAGTACAAAGGCGAGTTCGAAGAGCGTCTGAAAGCCGTTATCAAAGAGGTGACGGACTCCGACGGCCAGATTATCCTGTTTATCGACGAAATCCATACACTGATTGGCGCAGGAGCCGGTGGTGAAGGCGCTATGGATGCGGCCAATCTGCTCAAACCAGCGTTGTCGCGGGGTGAACTACATACCATCGGTGCCACAACGCTGAAAGAGTATCAGAAGTACATCGAGAAAGATAAAGCGCTTGAACGTCGGTTCCAGGCCGTTATGGTTGATGAGCCGGACATGGCCGATGCCATTTCGATCCTGCGCGGTATCAAGGAAAAATATGAATTACACCACGGGGTTCGGATTAAAGACGACGCCGTTATTGCTGCCGTTGAACTCTCGACCCGCTACATTACCGACCGTTTCCTGCCCGACAAAGCCATCGACCTGATGGATGAAGCCGCAGCCAAGCTCCGTCTGGAAATGGACTCGGTCCCTGAAGAACTGGACGAGCTGAATAGGCGCATCATGCAGCTTGAAATCGAGCGCGAAGCCATTCGTCGGGAACAGGATAAAGAGAAAGAAACGGTTCTGAATAAACAGATTGCTGACCTAACCGAGCAACGTAATAGCCTGCAAGCCAAGTGGGAAACTGAAAAAGCGTCGGTCAACGAAGGCCGGACCCTGAAAGAACAGCTCGACAAACTTCGTCTGGAAGCCGAACAGGCTGAACGCTCGGGTGATTATGGCAAAGTAGCCGAAATTCGTTATGGTCGAATTCCTGAGATCGAAACCAAGCTGAACCAATTGCAGGGAGCAGGGGGCGCGGAGCAGAGCAAGAACTCCTCGGATCGAATGATGCAGGAGGAAGTTACGGCTGAAGACATTGCCGAAGTGGTTGCCAAATGGACGGGAATTCCGGTATCGAAGATGCTGCAAAGTGATCGCGAAAAACTGCTCAATCTGGAAAAAGAACTCGGTAAGCGCGTAGCGGGCCAACAGGAGGCTATTGAAGTGGTTTCGGATGCCGTACGTCGAAGCCGAGCCGGTATGCAAGACCCCAAACGGCCTATTGGTTCGTTTATCTTCCTGGGCACCACGGGGGTTGGTAAAACTGAAGTAGCCCGGACGCTGGCCGAATACCTGTTCAATGATGAGAACGCGATGGTGCGGATCGATATGTCGGAGTATCAGGAGCGTCATGCTGTTAGCCGACTGATTGGTGCCCCTCCGGGATATGTTGGCTACGACGAAGGCGGTCAGTTGACCGAAGCCGTCCGTCGGAAACCTTACTCAGTTGTGCTACTCGATGAGATTGAAAAAGCGCACCCCGACGTATGGAACATTCTGTTGCAGGTACTCGATGAAGGTCGTCTGACCGACAACAAAGGACGTACGGCAAACTTCAAGAATACGATCATCATCATGACGTCGAACATCGGTAGCCATCTGATTCAGGAGAAGTTTGCCGAAGATGAGGGCTGGAACCACTCGCTGGTGCTAGACGAAGCTAAACGGGCGGTGCTGGAGTTACTGAAACAAACCATCCGGCCTGAATTCCTGAACCGGATCGACGAAATTGTGATGTTCGAGCCACTCACGCAGGCTAACATTCGCAAGATCGTAGACATTCAGTTCAACGAAATCAAAAAACGGCTGGCCGAAAACGGTATCCAACTTGATGCGACCGACGAAGCCCTGACCAAACTAGGCGAAGAAGGATTCGATCCACAGTTTGGCGCCCGCCCGTTGAAACGTGTCTTGCAACGCCGGGTATTGAACGAACTGTCGAAGAGCATCCTATCGGGTGAAGTGAAGAAAGATTCGGTCGTGTTGATGGAGTTGAATCCTGATGGTGAAATTGCTTTCAACAATCTGGACGCTGAAATTGAGTTATAA
- a CDS encoding DUF433 domain-containing protein has product MTYQNYISIDPEIRFGRPCITGTRISVYDVLGWLGLGMSFVDIIEDFPELNEEQIRACLLYAADRERKVRVIV; this is encoded by the coding sequence ATGACGTATCAAAATTATATTTCCATCGATCCCGAAATTCGGTTTGGACGGCCTTGCATTACGGGTACGCGCATCAGTGTATACGACGTACTGGGCTGGCTAGGCTTGGGAATGAGCTTTGTCGATATTATCGAAGACTTCCCTGAACTGAACGAAGAGCAAATTCGGGCCTGTCTGCTCTACGCAGCCGACCGTGAACGAAAAGTACGGGTGATTGTATGA
- a CDS encoding DUF5615 family PIN-like protein translates to MSDLMLKLLFDENISYRIVRKLAHLYLGSEQVKRLGLLSRKDGLIWDYAKRNNFVIVTHDEDYDELSALRGTPPKVIWLRTGNIITDELANLLITHFDKIKDFIQSKEEQGCLELYR, encoded by the coding sequence ATGAGTGATTTGATGCTCAAGCTGTTGTTTGATGAAAACATATCCTACCGAATTGTCAGGAAATTAGCTCACTTATATTTAGGTAGTGAACAGGTGAAACGCCTGGGCTTACTTAGCCGTAAAGATGGGCTGATTTGGGACTATGCAAAACGTAATAACTTCGTCATTGTCACGCATGATGAAGATTATGACGAACTAAGCGCCTTACGCGGTACTCCACCTAAGGTTATCTGGCTGCGAACTGGCAACATCATAACTGATGAACTAGCCAATCTGCTAATCACTCACTTCGATAAAATTAAGGATTTTATTCAGTCAAAAGAGGAACAGGGCTGTCTGGAATTATATCGTTAG